Proteins encoded in a region of the Hordeum vulgare subsp. vulgare unplaced genomic scaffold, MorexV3_pseudomolecules_assembly, whole genome shotgun sequence genome:
- the LOC123420581 gene encoding 50S ribosomal protein L2, chloroplastic, with the protein MAEWLKRPTHNWRILNNTAKHLYKTPIPSTRKGTVDRQVKSNPRNNLIHGRHRCGKGRNSRGIITARHRGGGHKRLYRKIDFRRNQKDISGRIVTIEYDPNRNAYICLIHYGDGEKRYILHPRGAIIGDTIVSGTKVPISMGNALPLTDMPLGTAMHNIEITRGRGGQLARAAGAVAKLIAKEGKSATLRLPSGEVRLVSQNCLATVGQVGNVGVNQKSLGRAGSKCWLGKRPVVRGVVMNPVDHPHGGGEGKAPIGRKKPTTPWGYPALGRRTRKRKKYSDSFILRRRK; encoded by the exons ATGGCTGAATGGTTAAAGCGCCCAACTCATAATTG GAGAATACTTAATAATACGGCGAAACATTTATACAAAACACCTATCCCGAGCACACGCAAGGGAACCGTAGACAGGCAAGTGAAATCCAATCCACGAAATAATTTGATCCATGGACGGCACCGTTGTGGTAAAGGTCGTAATTCCAGAGGAATCATTACCGCAAGGCATAGAGGGGGAGGTCATAAGCGCCTATACCGTAAAATAGATTTTCGACGGAATCAAAAAGACATATCTGGTAGAATCGTAACCATAGAATACGACCCTAATCGAAATGCATACATTTGTCTCATACACTATGGGGATGGTGAGAAGAGATATATTTTACATCCCAGAGGGGCTATAATTGGAGATACTATTGTTTCTGGTACAAAAGTTCCTATATCAATGGGAAATGCCCTACCTTTGA CCGATATGCCCTTAGGCACGGCCATGCATAACATAGAAATCACACGTGGAAGGGGTGGGCAATTAGCTAGAGCAGCAGGTGCTGTAGCGAAACTCATTGCAAAAGAGGGTAAATCGGCCACTTTAAGATTACCATCTGGGGAGGTCCGTTTAGTATCCCAAAATTGCTTAGCAACAGTCGGACAAGTGGGTAATGTTGGGGTGAACCAAAAAAGTTTGGGTAGAGCCGGATCTAAGTGTTGGCTAGGTAAACGCCCCGTAGTAAGAGGGGTAGTTATGAACCCTGTGGACCACCCCCATGGGGGCGGTGAAGGGAAAGCTCCCATTGGTAGAAAAAAACCCACAACCCCTTGGGGTTATCctgcgcttggaagaagaactaggaaaaggaaaaaatatagcGATAGTTTTATTCTTCGTCGCCGTAAGTAA
- the LOC123420582 gene encoding NAD(P)H-quinone oxidoreductase subunit 2 B, chloroplastic-like, whose translation MIWHVQNENFILDSTRIFMKAFHLLLFNGSFIFPECILIFGLILLLMIDSTSDQKDRPWFYFISSTSLVISITALLFRWREEPIISFSGNFQTNNFNEIFQFLILLCSTLCIPLSVEYIECTEMAITEFLLFVLTATLGGMFLCGANDLITIFVAPECFSLCSYLLSGYTKRDLRSNEATMKYLLMGGASSSILVHGFSWLYGSSGGEIELQEIVNGLINTQMYNSPGISIALISITVGLGFKLSPAPFHQWTPDVYEGVWFVRQIPTSISISEVFGFCKTP comes from the coding sequence ATGATCTGGCATGTACAGAATGAAAACTTCATTCTCGATTCTACGAGAATTTTTATGAAAGCGTTTCATTTGCTTCTCTTCAATGGAAGTTTCATTTTCCCAGAATGTATCCTAATTTTTGGCCTAATTCTTCTTCTGATGATCGATTCAACCTCTGATCAAAAAGATAGACCTTGGTTCTATTTCATCTCTTCAACAAGTTTAGTAATAAGCATAACGGCCCTATTGTTCCGATGGAGAGAAGAACCTATAATTAGCTTTTCGGGAAATTTCCAAACGAACAATTTCAACGAAATCTTTCAATTTCTCATTTTATTATGTTCAACTTTATGTATTCCTCTATCCgtagagtacattgaatgtacagaAATGGCTATAACAGAGTTTCTGTTATTCGTATTAACAGCTACTCTAGGGGGAATGTTTTTATGTGGTGCTAACGATTTAATAACTATCTTTGTAGCTCCAGAATGTTTCAGTTTATGTTCCTACCTATTGTCTGGATATACCAAGAGAGATCTACGGTCTAATGAGGCTACTATGAAATATTTACTCATGGGTGGGGCAAGCTCTTCTATTCTGGTTCATGGTTTCTCTTGGCTATATGGTTCATCTGGGGGGGAGATCGAGCTTCAAGAAATTGTGAACGGTCTTATCAATACACAAATGTATAACTCCCCAGGAATTTCAATTGCGCTTATATCCATCACTGTAGGACTTGGGTTCAAGCTTTCCCCAGCCCCTTTTCATCAATGGACTCCTGACGTCTACGAAGGAGTGTGGTTCGTTCGACAAATTCCTACCTCTATATCTATCTCTGAGGTGTTTGGGTTTTGCAAAACTCCATAG
- the LOC123420584 gene encoding 30S ribosomal protein S7, chloroplastic — protein sequence MSRRGTAEKRTAKSDPIFRNRLVNMVVNRIMKDGKKSLAYQILYRAVKKIQQKTETNPLLVLRQAIRRVTPNIGVKTRRNKKGSTRKVPIEIGSKQGRALAIRWLLEASQKRPGRNMAFKLSSELVDAAKGSGGAIRKKEATHRMAEANRALAHFR from the coding sequence ATGTCACGTCGAGGTACTGCAGAAAAAAGAACTGCAAAATCCGATCCAATTTTTCGTAATCGATTAGTTAACATGGTGGTTAACCGTATTATGAAagacggaaaaaaatcattggctTATCAAATTCTCTATCGAGCCGTGAAAAAGATTCAACAAAAGACAGAAACAAATCCACTATTGGTTTTACGTCAAGCAATACGTAGAGTAACTCCCAATATAGGAGTAAAAACAAGACGTAATAAAAAAGGATCGACGCGGAAAGTTCCGATTGAAATAGGATCTAAACAAGGAAGAGCACTTGCCATTCGTTGGTTATTAGAAGCATCCCAAAAGCGTCCGGGTCGAAATATGGCTTTCAAATTAAGTTCCGAATTAGTAGATGCTGCCAAAGGGAGTGGGGGTGCCATACGCAAAAAGGAAGCGACTCATAGAATGGCAGAGGCAAATAGAGCTCTTGCACATTTTCGTTAA
- the LOC123420590 gene encoding NAD(P)H-quinone oxidoreductase subunit 2 A, chloroplastic-like produces the protein MDSVLYIREEEARNPLFDSDSPTPVVAFLSVTSKVAASASATRILDIPFYFSSNEWHLLLEILAILSMILGNLLAITQTSMKRMLAYSSIGQIGYVIIGIIVGDSNDGYASMITYMLFYISMNLGTFACIVLFGLRTGTDNIRDYAGLYMKDPFLALSLALCLLSLGGLPPLAGFFGKLYLFWCGWQAGLYFLVSIGLLTSVLSIYYYLKIIKLLMTGRNQEITPYVRNYRRSPLRSNNSIELSMTVCVIASTIPGISMNPILAIAQDTLF, from the exons ATGGATTCGGTCTTATACATACGCGAGGAAG AAGCGAGGAATCCTCTTTTCGACTCTGACTCCCCCACTCCAGTCGTTGCTTTTCTTTCTGTTACTTCGAAagtagctgcttcagcttcagccacgcgaattctcgatattcctttttatttctcatcaaacgaatggcatcttcttctggaaatcctagctattcttagcatgattttgGGGAATCTCCTTGCTATTACTCAAACAAGCATGAAACGTATGCTTGCATATTCGTCCATAGGGCAAATCGGATATGTAATTATTGGAATAATTGTTGGAGACTCAAATGATGGATATGCAAGCATGATAACTTATATGCTGTTCTATATCTCCATGAATCTAGGAACTTTTGCTTGCATTGTATTATTTGGTCTACGTACCGGAACTGATAACATTCGAGATTATGCAGGATTATACATGAAAGATCCTTTTTTGGCTCTCTCTTTAGCCCTATGTCTCTTATCCCTAGGAGGCCTTCCTCCACTAGCAGGTTTCTTCGGAAAACTCTATCTATTCTGGTGTGGATGGCAAGCAGGCCTATATTTCTTGGTTTCAATAGGACTCCTTACGAGCGTTCTTTCTATCTACTATTATCTAAAAATAATCAAGTTATTAATGACTGGACGAAACCAAGAAATAACCCCTTATGTGCGAAATTATAGAAGATCCCCTTTAAGATCAAACAATTCCATCGAATTGAGTATGACTGTATGTGTGATAGCATCTACTATACCAGGAATATCAATGAACCCCATTCTTGCAATTGCTCAGGATACCCTCTTTTAG